In Streptomyces sp. 71268, the DNA window TTGCGCGATGCCGGGCAGCGGGTGGCGCTCCGCGTCGGGCTCGTCGGTCCGCAGGATGCCCAAGGAGCGTCGCATGTCGGTCAGGGCCTGTCGGCCCGTCTCGGAGATCTGGAGCATCGCGGTGGTGGCCTTGGCGGGGGACCGGTGCTGTGCGTAGACGGCGGCGTCGGTGAGGGCGACCATGACGGACAGGTTGTGGGTGACGATGTCGTGCATCTCCCGGGTGATACGTGTCCTTTCCTCGGCGACGGCCAGCCGCGCCTGCTGGTCCTGTTGTTGCTCCAGGCGTGCGGCGCGTTCCTCCAAGGCCGCGAGGTAGGCCCGTGTGGTCCGCACGTTCGCCCCGAGGACGGCGGCGGCGACGACCATCGCGGTCACCGCGACGACGGGGGTCAGGAACGCGCCTTCCGTCGCCCAGCGCAGACAGGCCAGCAGGGCCCCGCTCTCCACGATGGCACCGGCGACAAGCGTGCCGCACCGGCCCGAGTGCGCGGCCACCGTGTAGAGGGCCACCAACAAGGCAATGTCCGCCGGCAGTTGGACGTCCATCAGCCACTGGACGAAGGCCGCGGCGGCCACGGCGCCGAACGTCGTGAGCGGGGCCCGGCGCCGCCACACCAGGGGCAGCGCGATGGCGGCGGTGAGGGTCAGGGCCACCGGGAGCTCCTGCGGGGCGTGCGTGGTCACGATGTGGAGCAGGAGCAGCGCCGGCAACAGCGAGTCCCACACCACGGGCGGCAACCGGCGGCCCCAGCGCCGGACGGCTCTCATCGGCCGCGCTGCTGGTGCGGAGGCCAGGTCGGCGTATCTCGTCAGCCATACGGCTGTCCCAGCCCGTGGCGTCTGGTCCCGGTCCCGGTAGCGCGTCGGGTGGGCACTGCCGGTTTCCGTGGCCGCCTCGGTCATCACACGTCCCTGTCGATTGAGCGTCATGGTGGCCTCAGCCGAGGCGACTCTCGCGTACAACCGGAGCCGGGTCGGGCAGGGGGACGTAGAACCCACGCTGCCCGCACGTGCCGCGGCGGCCCTGTCACGGTAGGCCGCGATCCAGCGGCACGCATGAGTCCACCGTCGGAAGAAATCGCGCGGAAGTACGACCACAGGAGGAGCCCGGTTACCGCCCTCGGTCGCAAGGCCGCTCACATGGCCATGCCTTGGGTTGCGACTCCCGGCTGTACGCGATGGCGACCCGAGGGCGATGTGGCAGCGCGTGTCCCGCGCCGAGCATGGCCTGGTGACCGAGAACCTCATGGGGCTGCACATGTCCCTTCTGGAAGTCCTTGTCCTGCTGGGTGCCCTCGCGCTGGTGGTGGTGCGCTGGCTGCCGCCTACCGTTCGCCCACGCGCCACGATCGCGGCGGGGGCGGTGTTCGTGCTGTCCGCGATCGTGCTGAGCGTGGTGGGGATCCGTTGGCAGATGCTGCCGGTACTGACAGGCGCCGCCCTCGCGCTGCCGTTCGCCCTGTTTCCCCTGCTGCGACGCCGTACCGGCCGGCCGACGTGGCGTGCCCATTGGTGGCTGGCCCTGCCCGGGTCGGTGGCCTGCGTCGGCCTGATCGCCACGGGCCCGGTGGCCGCCTGGGCCTTTCCCGTACCCGAGTTCCCCGAGCCGTCGGGCCGTTTCGCGGTCGGTACCCGTGTGGTGCAGTGGCCTGACCCCCGCCGCCCCGAGATCTTCACCGCCGATCCGCACGACCGGCGCACTGTCGTGGTCCAGCTCTGGTATCCCGCGCGGAAGAGCCCCTCCGGCGCGCGGCGGGCCCAGTACCTCGGACGCACGGAGCACGAGGCTCGCACCGTCGCCGACGCCCTCGCCCGCCAGGTCGGGCTGCCCGGCTTCCTGATCGACGGCATCCCACGCGCCCGCACCCGTTCGGTCTTCAACGCCCCGGTGGCCGGTGGGGGTGGACGCTTCCCGGTCGTGTTGTTCTCTCCCGGATCCGGCGGAGTGCGCACCCAGAACACCGCTTGGGCGGAGGAACTGGCCAGCCACGGCTATCTGGTCGCCGCCCTCGACCACCCCTACGACTCCGCCGCCGTCGTCCTCACCGACGGCCGAACGCTTCGCAGCAAGACCACCTCCACCGGCGACCGGGACAAGGACGACAAGCTGGCGGCCGACTGGACGGGTGTTCGGAGTGCCGACCTCAGCTTCGTCCTCACGCAACTGGACCGTCTGGGCCGAGGCGAGATCGCCGGCCCGCTGACCGGACGCCTGGATACCAGCCGGGCAGCGGTCACCGGCCACTCTATGGGTGGTCCTGCCGCCCTGCAGGCAGCCCGGCAGGACCACCGGTTCGACGCCGTCATCGATCTGGACGGCTACCCCCACGGCCCCGTCTCGCCCTCCCTCCGTCAGCCGACGCTCGCGCTCACCCAGGCCATCACCCCCGCAACCGACCCGCGGTACATGCCCCGCCTCACCAGGGCCCTCAAGCTCAACACCGCGACGAGCTACCGGCTCACCATCCCCGGCGCCGCCCACCTCACCTTCATGGACGGCCCCCTGTACCTGCCGCCCGTGCCCTCGATAGTCGGCTCCCTGGGCCGCACCAAGAGCCCCCGCGTCGTCGCCGCGACGACTCTCGCCTTCCTGGACACCACCCTGCGGCACAAACCCGGCGACCTGCCCGACGTTCTGTCGGCCTACGGCGACCTCAGCGTCTACCACCCGAGCAACAGCCGCTGATCAGCTGTGCGACGACAGCCGGCGGCACCGCTGTTTCCCTTTCCAGCCGGGGTGCAGTCCGTGGTGCCAGCCCTCATATCCCGAAGCTATGGCGAAGTGGTCCTGGCGGCGGAGGCCGCGGCGAACGAGGCCGCCGGCTGGAGCGGTCGTGCAGTCCTTGTTCGTCTTCGGCCCGCCAGCGGCGAACCCACTCGTGTGTCGTGACGGGTCTTCGTCGTGATCAAGCCTGATCGGCGTCAACAACACTCGCGATCAATACAACCAGCCGCAGCAGTGAGTTCGTCGGCGACGGCAGACACGTCGACCGCGACAAGACCCACTGTCGCGCGGTAACCGCGCACATCGTCACCGGCCTGTCCGACTGAGCTAACCGGGATCGGGTTCGTCGTGGATGGTCAACGCTCCGGCGAGGTCGAGGTCGGCGTTGGTGCCGTGTGCGCCGGCGCGGACGAGTAGCACTGCGCCGAGCGCGGTGCTCCAGAACGTCCTGGCTTCCACGCTGAGCGGTCGTCGGGCCCTCCAGCCGCGACTGTCTAGGAGCTGACTCGCGAAGCGCTCGGATTGCCGGAACAGCAACCGGAGGTGCTGGTCGACCACGGGGGCGAGTTCGGGCTTGGAGATCCCGGAAGCCAGTGCTCGCGCGACCGACGGAAGCGAGGGCATGGCCAGTACGGCGCGGGCGATGTTGCGCCGGAAAGTCGCCGCATCGGGGGCTTGGCGACCGATGCGCTCAACCCGTCGAGCGTCGTGCAACAAGCCGAGGAAGGCGGCGTGCACGAGCAGCGAGTCCTTGGAGCCGAAGTAGTAGGTGACCTGATTGGGGAAGACGCCTGCCGCGTTCGCGATCTCCGCGACGCTCACCTCAGCGCCGGGTCGCTCCTTGCAGAGCCGGGCAGTTGCCTCAATCAGCCGATGTCTCGTCGCGCGACCGCGGTCACGCGGCCGAGTCGACGTCGACTGAGCTTTGGTTCGCTTCTTCTCCACATCGGAATTGTATGTGATACAACATGGGCGTTCGCTTGTATCGCATACAAGAAAGGTTGAGGTGCATGCACCGGACTGAGGTCGTCGTGACCGGACTCGGCGCGATCACACCACTCGGGGTAGACGTGGCGTCCACCTGGAAAGCCCTGCTTGCCGGCGAGTCCGGCATCCGCGGCGACGTCCTACCCGGCCATGAGGACACTGACCTTCCCGACACCGTCGCGGGAACGATGGCGATCGACCCCGCCGAGTTGCTGCCACCGGTGCGAGCCAGACGGCTCGATCGCTCGCAGCAAGCGGCCTTCGTCGCGGCGGCCGAGGCCTGGGCCGACGCCGGTGCTCCCGAGGTGGACCCGGGCCGGCTCGCATCTGCGATCGGCACGGGAATCGGGGGCGTAAGGACGCTGCTGAAGGAAGACGACGCGCTGGAGGCGGCCGGGACGCGGCGCGTCTCGCCACGTACGGTCCCGATGCTCATGCCCAACGCGGCGGCGGCGCTGATCAGCATCGAATACGGTGCGCGAGCCGGGGTCTACACACCCGTCTCGGCGTGCTCTTCCGGCGCCGAGGCGATCGCCCTGGGAGCCAGGCTCATCCGTGCCGGCGAGGCGGACGCGGTGATCGCGGGCGGGACCGAGGCCGCGATCACCCCGATCACCATTGCCGGCTTCGCTCAGGCACAAGCACTGTCGCGCCATACCGCCGAACCCGCTTCCGCGTCCCGGCCGTTCGCGGCGGACCGCAGCGGATTCGTCCTCAGCGAAGGCGCTGCTGTCGTGGTGCTCGAAAGCGCCGAGCATGCCGGCGCCCGAGGCGCGCGCGTCCACGCGGTGCTCGCGGGTGCTGGCATCGCCGCCGACGCTCACCACATCACGGCGCCCGCTCCCGACGGCTCCGGTCAGATCTCAGCCATGTGGAAGGCCCTCGCGCAAGCCGGTCTGGCTCCCGAGCAGATCAGCCACATCAACGCCCATGCCACCGGAACTCCGGTCGGCGATGTCGCCGAGGCACACGCGATCAGGGAGGTCTTCGGCCGCGCCACCGTGACGGCCCCCAAGGCGGCGCTCGGTCATCTCTTCGGTGCCGCCGGCGCGATCGAAGCGCTCATCGCCGTCCTCAGTGTGAAGCACGGCGTCATCCCGCCGACCCGCAACATCACCGCGGCCGGCGTCGGTCCCGACATCGCTCTCGATGTCGTCACAGAGCGACGAGACGTCCCCCAGGAAGCCGTGCTCAGCAATTCCTTCGGCTTCGGTGGGCAGAACGTCTCGCTCATCGTCACCAGTGCATGACACGACACGTCCCGTACGGCCTCGACGGCACCATGACCCACGCGAACGCACCGTTGTCCGTCTACCGGTTAGAGGTTGGGGGCTGCTCAACCCGAAGGGCGGCGTCGTGATGGCCGGCAAGGAGTGGACCGATCACGGTGCTGCCCGCCCCGAAGGGCACCTGACGGATGGAAACTCAGGCCAGGCGCCCATTTCTCGCCTCTAGAAGAATCCCAGCGCCTTCGGCGAGTACGACACCAACAGGTTCTTGGTCTGCTGGTAGTGGTTGAGCATCATCTTGTGGTTCTCGCGGCCGATGCCGGACTGCTTGTAGCCACCGAACGCGGCGTGCGCCGGATACGCGTGGTAGCAGTTGGTCCAGACGCGGCCCGCCTGGATGGCGCGGCCCGCGCGGTAGGCGGTGTTGCCGTCGCGGGTCCAGACGCCCGCGCCGAGACCGTACAGCGTGTCGTTCGCGATCTCGATCGCGTCGTCGAAGTCGCTGAACGGCGCCACCGCCACCACCGGGCCGAAGATCTCCTCCTGGAAGACGCGCATGCGGTTGGCGCCCTCGAAGACCGTCGGCTGGACGTAGTAGCCGCCCGTCAACTCGCCGCCCAGCTCGGCCCTGGCCCCGCCGGTGAGGAGCTTGGCGCCTTCCTGGCGGCCGATGTCGAGGTAGGAGAGGATCTTCTCCAACTGGTCGTTGGACGCCTGGGCGCCGATCGCCGTCGTGGTGTCCAGCGGGTGGCCCTGGACGATCTGTTCGGTGCGCGCCAGGCCGGCGGCGAGGAAGTCCGCGTAGTGCCCCCGCTGGATCAGAGCCCGGGACGGGCAGGTGCAGACCTCGCCCTGGTTCAGGGCGAACATCGTGAAGCCTTCGACGGCCTTGTCCAGGAAGTCGTCCGTGGCGGAGGAGACGTCGTCGAAGAAGATGTTCGGGCTCTTGCCGCCCAACTCCAGCGTCACCGGCTTCACGTGCTCGGCCGCGTACTGCATGATCAGCCGGCCCGTGGTGGTCTCGCCCGTGAAGGCTATCTTGGCGACGCGGGGGCTGCTCGCCAGGGGTTTGCCGGCCTCCACGCCGAAGCCGTTGACGACGTTGACCACGCCCGGCGGCAACAGGTCGGCGACCAGGTCCAGCCACACGTGCA includes these proteins:
- a CDS encoding histidine kinase codes for the protein MRAVRRWGRRLPPVVWDSLLPALLLLHIVTTHAPQELPVALTLTAAIALPLVWRRRAPLTTFGAVAAAAFVQWLMDVQLPADIALLVALYTVAAHSGRCGTLVAGAIVESGALLACLRWATEGAFLTPVVAVTAMVVAAAVLGANVRTTRAYLAALEERAARLEQQQDQQARLAVAEERTRITREMHDIVTHNLSVMVALTDAAVYAQHRSPAKATTAMLQISETGRQALTDMRRSLGILRTDEPDAERHPLPGIAQLAALADQMCAAGLPTRVEVQGGHTHVPATAQLTVYRLVQEALTNTLKHTPIGTHARVRVLCSAETVTVDVTDSGPPLPLPGATPSGHGIPGMRERAAAYGGTLQAGPLPGGGWRVHTRLDLGSSGAASA
- a CDS encoding TetR/AcrR family transcriptional regulator C-terminal domain-containing protein, with protein sequence MEKKRTKAQSTSTRPRDRGRATRHRLIEATARLCKERPGAEVSVAEIANAAGVFPNQVTYYFGSKDSLLVHAAFLGLLHDARRVERIGRQAPDAATFRRNIARAVLAMPSLPSVARALASGISKPELAPVVDQHLRLLFRQSERFASQLLDSRGWRARRPLSVEARTFWSTALGAVLLVRAGAHGTNADLDLAGALTIHDEPDPG
- a CDS encoding beta-ketoacyl-[acyl-carrier-protein] synthase family protein, which produces MHRTEVVVTGLGAITPLGVDVASTWKALLAGESGIRGDVLPGHEDTDLPDTVAGTMAIDPAELLPPVRARRLDRSQQAAFVAAAEAWADAGAPEVDPGRLASAIGTGIGGVRTLLKEDDALEAAGTRRVSPRTVPMLMPNAAAALISIEYGARAGVYTPVSACSSGAEAIALGARLIRAGEADAVIAGGTEAAITPITIAGFAQAQALSRHTAEPASASRPFAADRSGFVLSEGAAVVVLESAEHAGARGARVHAVLAGAGIAADAHHITAPAPDGSGQISAMWKALAQAGLAPEQISHINAHATGTPVGDVAEAHAIREVFGRATVTAPKAALGHLFGAAGAIEALIAVLSVKHGVIPPTRNITAAGVGPDIALDVVTERRDVPQEAVLSNSFGFGGQNVSLIVTSA
- a CDS encoding aldehyde dehydrogenase family protein — encoded protein: MPRYANPGSDDAVVSFQSRYDHWIDGAYVPPARGQYFEDPTPVNGQPFTEIARGTAEDVERALDAAHAAAPAWGRTSPTERAVLLNRIADRMEANLEALAVADSWDNGKPVRETLAADIPLAIDHFRYFAGAIRAQEGSLSELDADTVAYHFHEPLGVVAQIIPWNFPLLMAAWKLAPALAAGNTVVLKPAEQTPASVHVWLDLVADLLPPGVVNVVNGFGVEAGKPLASSPRVAKIAFTGETTTGRLIMQYAAEHVKPVTLELGGKSPNIFFDDVSSATDDFLDKAVEGFTMFALNQGEVCTCPSRALIQRGHYADFLAAGLARTEQIVQGHPLDTTTAIGAQASNDQLEKILSYLDIGRQEGAKLLTGGARAELGGELTGGYYVQPTVFEGANRMRVFQEEIFGPVVAVAPFSDFDDAIEIANDTLYGLGAGVWTRDGNTAYRAGRAIQAGRVWTNCYHAYPAHAAFGGYKQSGIGRENHKMMLNHYQQTKNLLVSYSPKALGFF